The nucleotide sequence GCGCAGGAGCGCACCCAAAAGTAAGGATACTTAGCAATACAATAAATCTTCCGGCAACTTTTCTGAATACAGAAAACACATTCAACATATCTTTTTTATTCTCTCATATATCTGTCTATAAAATCGGTTGTGACATCACCTTTTATAAAAGCGTGGTTGGCAAGTATCCGCTTATGCAGAGAAACAGTTGTCTTGATTCCTTCAACAATAAATTCGTCCAAACTTCTTTTTGTCCTGTTAACAGCTTCCTCGCGGTTTTTGCCGAAAACAATCATTTTTGCTATCATGGAATCATAGTAGGGTAAAACGATATAATCCTGATAGGTTGCCGAATCAACCCTCACACCAAAGCCGCCGGGGGCATAATAGGCTTCGATTTTGCCCGGAGAAGGTGCAAACGTATCCGGATCCTCTGCATTAATCCTGCACTCAACGGCATGACCGATAATTTTAATGTCCTTCTGAGAGATATCGAAAGGCTCACCGGCTGCTATTTTCAGCTGAAGCTGAACAAGATCCACACCCGTTATCATCTCAGTAACAGGATGCTCCACCTGAATCCTCGTATTCATCTCCATAAAATAAAAATTACCATATTTATCAACCAAATATTCTATTGTTCCGGCATTTTTATAGCCCAGTCCTTTAACAGCATCTACAGAAACCTTCCCCATTTTTTCTCTCATTCTTTCTGTCAGAAAAGGGCTGGGTCCTTCCTCAAGCAGCTTCTGATGCCTACGCTGAATAGAGCATTCCCTTTCGAAAAAGTGCAGGGCATCACCTGCTCCGTCTCCGAAAACCTGTATTTCAATATGTCTGGGTTCCTCAATAAATTTTTCTATATATACCTCATCATTCCCAAAAGCGCTTTTGGCTTCATTTTTTGCCGTTTCAAAATTTTTCAGAAAACTCAATTCCGAATGAGCAACCCGCATACCCTTGCCTCCGCCACCGGCAGAAGCTTTTATTATTACAGGAAAACCTATCTCCTCGGCAATCTTTAAGCCTTCGTCCTTATCCTTGACGGCACCTTCACTGCCGGGAACAACAGGAACACCAAGATTCTTCATCGTTTCCTTCGCTTTGGATTTGTTGCCCATAAGGGAGATATGTTCAGAAGAGGGGCCGATAAATTCAAAACCGCACTCTTCACAAACCTTTGCAAAATGAGGATTCTCCGCTAAAAATCCATATCCGGGATGAATGGCATCAACATCAGCAATCTCAGCTGCTGAGATAATATTTTTTATATTGAGATAACTTTCCGAAGCCTGCCTGGGACCGATACAAACCGATTCATCAGCAAAGGCAACGTGCAGAGATTCAATATCGGCATCCGAATATACAGCGACGGTTTCTATACCGAGTTCTTTGCAGGCTCGTATAATTCTAAGTGCTATTTCCCCTCTGTTGGCTATCAATACTTTTTTAAACATGACTACCCCACAACTTTTATTAGAGCGGCTCCACAAGAAATATGGCTTCACCGTACTCAACCGGTTCGCCGTTTACACCAAGTTTTTTGAGTATTTTGCAATCGAACTCCGCCTCAATCTCGTTCATAATTTTCATTGCCTCCACAATACAGAGCGTCTGACCCTTCCTTACTGTGTCTCCTTCCTTCACAAAAGGTTCCGCCCCGGGAGAGGGAGCTTCATAAAATGTTCCCACAATGGGTGTTTTCACTTCCACCCCTTCAGTTTCCCCTTTGGTTTTTTCTTCACTCTCTCTTTTTTCAGAAGGTTCAGCAGTTTTACGCTCTTCCTTAACCACAGTCTCAACCTGCTGCTGAACAGGGGCTGAAGGTATCTGTGAAACACGATTAACATATATACGTTCGGTTTCACTTTCATATTCGAATTCCGTAAGAGATGTTTTTTCAATAAACCTTACCAATTCTTTAATTTCTTTTACATCCATACTGCACTCCTATTTGGTTGTTTTTACCCTTTCTATGTAGCTGCCGTCTCTCGTGTCAACCTTAACCACGTCCCCCTCGGAAATAAAAAGCGGCACACTTATGCTTCCGCCTGTTGACAATTTTGCCGGTTTGGTTCCCCCCGTAACAGTGTCGCCTTTGATGCCCGGTTCGGTTTCGACAATTTCAAGTTCCACAAAATTCGGCAGTTCCACACCCACCGGATTCTGGTTAAACAGCTGAACCTCGACACTAAGGTTTTCAGGCATATAATTGACAATATCACCGAGATCTTCGGCGCTAATAGCTATCTGCTCAAAACTTTCGTTGTCCATAAAATAATAGTTTTCCCCATCGTTGTACAAATACTGCATGCTTTTCTCTTCAAAATCCGGCTGCTTTATCTTCTCATCCGATTTAAATGTCCTTTCTATAACATTACCGCTCAACAAACTTTTCAGTTTAGTCCTGACATTTGCACCACCTCTTCCCATCTTCACATGAAGATACTCGACAACAGAATATGGTTCACCTTCAATTTCCACTTTCTTTCCCTTTTTAAACTGATTAGGAGTTAACACCATCTATCACCTCAATTAATTATTTTATAAACGTATTTATCTAACACACCACTCAGAATTTCACAACCCGTTTCATTCACCAAAACCGTGTCCTCAAGTCTTATGCCGAAATTATCAGGGAGATATATCCCCGGTTCTACGGTAAGCACCATCCCGGGCTTCAGTTTTGTATTATTATCTTTTCTGAACGCCGGGCTTTCATGGACGTCTATACCAACCCCATGCCCCAGACCATGGTTGAAATATTTGCCGTAACCCTTATCACTAATATATTCCCTCGCCGTTTTATCAACATCGCTGCAAAGTATTCCCGGCTTTACAACCTCAACCGCTTTTTGCAGAGCCGAATACACTATATCTATTAATTCATTGACTGCACTATTATCAGCATCGTAAATTATTCTTGTAATATCGCTGCAGTAGTATTTTTTGCAGCCGTAATCCACCATAACCGGCTCACCTTTTTTAACCGTCTTTTCCGATGCACGCCCGTGCGGCAGAGCGGAACGATCCCCGGAAGCCACCATGGTGTCAAAACTTAACGAGTCTGCACCGCGGATTTTCATATTATATTCCAGCGTTGCCGCCCAAACCGATTCAGTAATGTTATACTCAACATTTTCCAGCATACCAAGAAAAGCATCTCCGGCGATTTTATAGGATTGTCTTATCAGCTCAATTTCGTTTTCGTCTTTTATAAGGCGCATTGAAGAAATTATGTCATCCCTGTCCACATTAACAGTGGTCTCATCGGATAATGTTAAATATAAGTCAAGGGTACAGTTTGCATCCACAGCAATCTTCTTTTTCCTTTCTGCTAAATCTTTAAAATAATTAATATAAGACGTTACTATTTCGGTTTTGAAATCACCTGAAATTTCATTTTTCACCTGATTTTCATAGCGACCGTCTGTCACGAAAATAAAAGTACCGTTATCAAAAACGATATACCCGGCCGTACCGGTAAATCCGGACAGATAGTAAACATGTGAATTATCCGTTACAATATAACATTCCATGCCCCGGGCGGAAAGTTCCGCCTGAAATTTTTCCAGTCTGTTCATTGTTACCCCTTTTTTATTGTCAAACAGAAGAATATTTGTGAACAAAATAGTCGATAGCCGCAATGTAAGAATAAATCCCCAGACCACAGATAACACCTTCGGCGATATCTGACAGATATGAGCTGTGCCTGAAACGGTCCCTTGCATATACATTGGATATGTGTACTTCCAAAAAAGGCTTGCTGACTGCTGCCAGTGCATCCCTTACAGCTATACTTGTATGTGTATAAGCTCCGGCATTTACAATAAAACAATCCGATTCTGAAGTTTGAATTTTGGATACGATTTCTCCTTCATGATTGCTTTGAAAAACATCCAAGTCCACGGATTTGTAAGCAGCATGTTCTTTAACGGTATCCACCAGTTTTTTGTAAGAAAAATCACCGTAATGTTCTTTTTCCCTTTGTCCCAGCATATTTAGGTTGGGGCCGTTAATAATTGTAATATTCATTTAGATATCCAGCTCCTTTCTTAATTCAGGCTCAAGCATCATTAAAACATAATTAAGTTTGCCGATAATTGTATTTTTTTCCAACACGCCAATGATATAATAATATTTGTTTATTTTATAAAGATAAAAAATATCATTGTCACACTCGATCACCATTCTGTTCATTTTGCCTGTAACCAAAAATGTGGTAACTTTATCTATGTATCTCAAAACAGATGAAAACTCTGCAGCTATCTCTTCGGACTTGTTAGATTCGTCTTTCGTTTTCTCGACAATAAAACCGTCCTTGTCAAAGAGCGCCAGGAGTTTCACGCCCTGAACATAATCCAGTGTGGTATCAAGTATACGTTTAAACATCCCTTTTCTCTTTTACTTTTCTCACATTATCCAGCCACTTCTCAAGCCTTTCAATCTGTTTCCCGGCTTCTTCTGAAACATCTTCACTTTCAGATTCGTCATCTCCGAAAAACTCTCCCAGCCCCCCGCTGATATCCTGCATACCTTCCCAGGCTCCGAAATCCGTTTGTTCACTCTCTTTCTCATCCGATGTCCCGGAAACATCTGAGCCTGAGGTATCCTCATCCTCATATGCCCCCTTTTCTGAACCTTCTAAAATTTCCGATATATCATCATTGGAGAAAAAGACATCATCCAGGACAATCTCTTCTTTCTGCTCTTTTTCTAATTCATCAGGGATAATTTCCTCCGGCTCAAATTCATGATCACCCGGCAAATCGGTAAATTCCGCTTCCTCCGTCCGCTCAACACCCTCATCCTCTGATATCGAACCGGCTGAAATTTTTTCTTCACTTTCAGCATAATACGGTCTTTCCTCACTCTCTGCTGCCATCTCTTCATCAGCTGTTTCCGCCACCTTTTCCGTCTTTTCAGTCCGGCTTGTGTATTCAAAAGGCCCCGCATCTATCCTTTCCGCAAGCTCATTGGTTAAAGTACGCAGCTGAATATCCTCAGGCGAACTTT is from Flexistipes sinusarabici DSM 4947 and encodes:
- the accC gene encoding acetyl-CoA carboxylase biotin carboxylase subunit: MFKKVLIANRGEIALRIIRACKELGIETVAVYSDADIESLHVAFADESVCIGPRQASESYLNIKNIISAAEIADVDAIHPGYGFLAENPHFAKVCEECGFEFIGPSSEHISLMGNKSKAKETMKNLGVPVVPGSEGAVKDKDEGLKIAEEIGFPVIIKASAGGGGKGMRVAHSELSFLKNFETAKNEAKSAFGNDEVYIEKFIEEPRHIEIQVFGDGAGDALHFFERECSIQRRHQKLLEEGPSPFLTERMREKMGKVSVDAVKGLGYKNAGTIEYLVDKYGNFYFMEMNTRIQVEHPVTEMITGVDLVQLQLKIAAGEPFDISQKDIKIIGHAVECRINAEDPDTFAPSPGKIEAYYAPGGFGVRVDSATYQDYIVLPYYDSMIAKMIVFGKNREEAVNRTKRSLDEFIVEGIKTTVSLHKRILANHAFIKGDVTTDFIDRYMRE
- the accB gene encoding acetyl-CoA carboxylase biotin carboxyl carrier protein; translation: MDVKEIKELVRFIEKTSLTEFEYESETERIYVNRVSQIPSAPVQQQVETVVKEERKTAEPSEKRESEEKTKGETEGVEVKTPIVGTFYEAPSPGAEPFVKEGDTVRKGQTLCIVEAMKIMNEIEAEFDCKILKKLGVNGEPVEYGEAIFLVEPL
- the efp gene encoding elongation factor P, whose protein sequence is MVLTPNQFKKGKKVEIEGEPYSVVEYLHVKMGRGGANVRTKLKSLLSGNVIERTFKSDEKIKQPDFEEKSMQYLYNDGENYYFMDNESFEQIAISAEDLGDIVNYMPENLSVEVQLFNQNPVGVELPNFVELEIVETEPGIKGDTVTGGTKPAKLSTGGSISVPLFISEGDVVKVDTRDGSYIERVKTTK
- a CDS encoding M24 family metallopeptidase, coding for MNRLEKFQAELSARGMECYIVTDNSHVYYLSGFTGTAGYIVFDNGTFIFVTDGRYENQVKNEISGDFKTEIVTSYINYFKDLAERKKKIAVDANCTLDLYLTLSDETTVNVDRDDIISSMRLIKDENEIELIRQSYKIAGDAFLGMLENVEYNITESVWAATLEYNMKIRGADSLSFDTMVASGDRSALPHGRASEKTVKKGEPVMVDYGCKKYYCSDITRIIYDADNSAVNELIDIVYSALQKAVEVVKPGILCSDVDKTAREYISDKGYGKYFNHGLGHGVGIDVHESPAFRKDNNTKLKPGMVLTVEPGIYLPDNFGIRLEDTVLVNETGCEILSGVLDKYVYKIIN
- the aroQ gene encoding type II 3-dehydroquinate dehydratase, with the protein product MNITIINGPNLNMLGQREKEHYGDFSYKKLVDTVKEHAAYKSVDLDVFQSNHEGEIVSKIQTSESDCFIVNAGAYTHTSIAVRDALAAVSKPFLEVHISNVYARDRFRHSSYLSDIAEGVICGLGIYSYIAAIDYFVHKYSSV
- a CDS encoding roadblock/LC7 domain-containing protein — its product is MFKRILDTTLDYVQGVKLLALFDKDGFIVEKTKDESNKSEEIAAEFSSVLRYIDKVTTFLVTGKMNRMVIECDNDIFYLYKINKYYYIIGVLEKNTIIGKLNYVLMMLEPELRKELDI